In Scyliorhinus torazame isolate Kashiwa2021f chromosome 18, sScyTor2.1, whole genome shotgun sequence, the following are encoded in one genomic region:
- the LOC140394908 gene encoding cold-inducible RNA-binding protein-like isoform X2, whose translation MSDEGKLFVGGLNFDTDEQSLEQLFSKYGEVRDVLVIKDKDTHKSRGFGFVTFENPDDARDALAMNGKSVDGRQIRVDQAGKGSGGRSRNYQSGQSRSYGFRGGRGSRGFYRDGDRSGRSSYRNDYYNRSQNSSSYGYNSSAGKSYREDYDSYE comes from the exons ATGTCTGATGAAGGAAAGCTTTTTGTTGGTGGCCTCAATTTTGACACAGACGAGCAATCACTGGAACAACTATTTTCCAAGTATGGAGAGGTTCGTGATG TCCTTGTGATCAAAGATAAAGACACACACAAATCCAGAGGATTTGGTTTTGTTACTTTTGAAAATCCTGATGATGCACGAGATGCCTTGGCTATGAATGGAAAG TCAGTTGATGGTCGGCAGATTCGAGTAGACCAAGCAGGAAAAGGCTCCGGGGGACGATCTCGAAATTACCAAAGTGGGCAATCACGAAGTTATGGATTCCGTGGTGGGAGAGGCAGCCGTGGATTTTACAGAG ATGGTGACAGAAGTGGACGAAGCAGTTACAGAAACGACTACTATAATAG GAGTCAAAATTCTAGCAGCTATGGCTATAACAGTTCAGCTGGAAAGTCGTATCGAGAGGACTATGATAGTTATG AATGA
- the LOC140394908 gene encoding cold-inducible RNA-binding protein B-like isoform X3: MSDEGKLFVGGLNFDTDEQSLEQLFSKYGEVRDVLVIKDKDTHKSRGFGFVTFENPDDARDALAMNGKSVDGRQIRVDQAGKGSGGRSRNYQSGQSRSYGFRGGRGSRGFYRDGDRSGRSSYRNDYYNSSYGYNSSAGKSYREDYDSYATNE, encoded by the exons ATGTCTGATGAAGGAAAGCTTTTTGTTGGTGGCCTCAATTTTGACACAGACGAGCAATCACTGGAACAACTATTTTCCAAGTATGGAGAGGTTCGTGATG TCCTTGTGATCAAAGATAAAGACACACACAAATCCAGAGGATTTGGTTTTGTTACTTTTGAAAATCCTGATGATGCACGAGATGCCTTGGCTATGAATGGAAAG TCAGTTGATGGTCGGCAGATTCGAGTAGACCAAGCAGGAAAAGGCTCCGGGGGACGATCTCGAAATTACCAAAGTGGGCAATCACGAAGTTATGGATTCCGTGGTGGGAGAGGCAGCCGTGGATTTTACAGAG ATGGTGACAGAAGTGGACGAAGCAGTTACAGAAACGACTACTATAATAG CAGCTATGGCTATAACAGTTCAGCTGGAAAGTCGTATCGAGAGGACTATGATAGTTATG CTACAAATGAATAA
- the LOC140394908 gene encoding cold-inducible RNA-binding protein B-like isoform X1 encodes MSDEGKLFVGGLNFDTDEQSLEQLFSKYGEVRDVLVIKDKDTHKSRGFGFVTFENPDDARDALAMNGKSVDGRQIRVDQAGKGSGGRSRNYQSGQSRSYGFRGGRGSRGFYRDGDRSGRSSYRNDYYNRSQNSSSYGYNSSAGKSYREDYDSYATNE; translated from the exons ATGTCTGATGAAGGAAAGCTTTTTGTTGGTGGCCTCAATTTTGACACAGACGAGCAATCACTGGAACAACTATTTTCCAAGTATGGAGAGGTTCGTGATG TCCTTGTGATCAAAGATAAAGACACACACAAATCCAGAGGATTTGGTTTTGTTACTTTTGAAAATCCTGATGATGCACGAGATGCCTTGGCTATGAATGGAAAG TCAGTTGATGGTCGGCAGATTCGAGTAGACCAAGCAGGAAAAGGCTCCGGGGGACGATCTCGAAATTACCAAAGTGGGCAATCACGAAGTTATGGATTCCGTGGTGGGAGAGGCAGCCGTGGATTTTACAGAG ATGGTGACAGAAGTGGACGAAGCAGTTACAGAAACGACTACTATAATAG GAGTCAAAATTCTAGCAGCTATGGCTATAACAGTTCAGCTGGAAAGTCGTATCGAGAGGACTATGATAGTTATG CTACAAATGAATAA
- the LOC140394908 gene encoding cold-inducible RNA-binding protein B-like isoform X4, with protein sequence MSDEGKLFVGGLNFDTDEQSLEQLFSKYGEVRDVLVIKDKDTHKSRGFGFVTFENPDDARDALAMNGKSVDGRQIRVDQAGKGSGGRSRNYQSGQSRSYGFRGGRGSRGFYRDGDRSGRSSYRNDYYNSYGYNSSAGKSYREDYDSYATNE encoded by the exons ATGTCTGATGAAGGAAAGCTTTTTGTTGGTGGCCTCAATTTTGACACAGACGAGCAATCACTGGAACAACTATTTTCCAAGTATGGAGAGGTTCGTGATG TCCTTGTGATCAAAGATAAAGACACACACAAATCCAGAGGATTTGGTTTTGTTACTTTTGAAAATCCTGATGATGCACGAGATGCCTTGGCTATGAATGGAAAG TCAGTTGATGGTCGGCAGATTCGAGTAGACCAAGCAGGAAAAGGCTCCGGGGGACGATCTCGAAATTACCAAAGTGGGCAATCACGAAGTTATGGATTCCGTGGTGGGAGAGGCAGCCGTGGATTTTACAGAG ATGGTGACAGAAGTGGACGAAGCAGTTACAGAAACGACTACTATAATAG CTATGGCTATAACAGTTCAGCTGGAAAGTCGTATCGAGAGGACTATGATAGTTATG CTACAAATGAATAA